The Pasteuria penetrans genome segment CGAAGGTAGTAGGAGTCAAAAAGAAGTAGAAGAGGGTCTAAAGGAGAATTATCCTAGGTTGCTTGCATTGACATCAAGGATAGAGGCGGTGTCCACAGATCGCGCCCCGGCATACAAAAATATCGTGCAGAAGGTATGTTAGAACGGCGACCCCCGTCTTCGATCGCTTCCCCATCATTCAAAATATAAGGGATCACGCCCTTCATCCCCCCCTACGACAAGCCCTTGAGCAAAAGGAAATTTACAGCGGCTATAGATCGGCTATTCAGAGATGTGGTGGAGGACGGTTATAAAGAACGCATTTTCCTACAAAAATCTGCATATTTTTTCCCTTTCCCAACAAATACATACACATGGTTGAATTTGTCCTCGCAGTAGGTACATTTCCATCGTTGGGGTTTCATAACTCCCATAGGCCAGGGATGCCGTGTTTTATTTTCCGTTTCTTGTCGAATCCTGCTTTCACAAACCTTTGTCCCAAGTTTTCCGAATCCTCACAAGAACACCTGATTCCCGGGAATGGACGGTTGGCAATGGACTTTAGGATATAACGAATTCTCATTTTATCTGATCTTGTGGGTCCTAATTTCTCTATTTTCACGATTTTCACTTCGTCCGAAAAGATGGGACCTTGGGAAATCTAGTTCTGTTTTCATCTCGACAACCCCTTATTCCCTGATAGAAGGTGAGTTATCAATTATTGTAACATATAAAACTTAAATTTTATAAAAATAACGTATGTGTACTACTGTGTTCCCACAAGAATACCTTGGAATACAGTGGGAGAGAATCTGAATTTAGGCATAAACACAGAAACCTACCACGATGCATTCGATCTATCGAACCCTGGTTCCCCCCACGGGAAAGTACCCCTATTGTACCGATCAGGGTCAATTGTATCAGGGGGCCTAATAGCTTCTGACCCCTCGGGAAACATTCCTTCGTATTTTTAAGGATATTTTTTGGTTAGTTTGTATCAATAAATTCGTTTTTGTCCCCCATTTCTATCCAGGTGAATGATATAGGTTCAGGTGGGTGATCAAAGTCACCCGCATTTTTGACTCCACGTCTGATACTAGGGAATATTATCCCGTTTTGAAACAGTAGTACTTACAAAAAATAAACTACTAAGACACTAAACTGTATTTCAGTAATCTGCCCATTCCTTGCTGTTCCGCCGGAAACAAATTGGGGTCCCACTTTTGTCCGTAATTTCTTTATAAGGTCGAAATGTGGTTTTACTCACAAGTGGAATACGTCCCCTATATCGGGTTTTCCTATCTTTTTCCTATCTTAGGGGGGATTCTCTCTCCAATAGCGGAGATGGATTTTCTCCGGTAAGGGTTGTTTCACATGCAATAGGCCCCGGTCGTCATAGGCATAGGAGTAGGCCCGATAGTGTTCTACCTCCCATTGGGGGAGGGAATCCAGAACGCAATCATCCTCCTGAACCGCGACAATTTCTCTACCAACGAACTCCCATCCTTGTTGATTTTGCAGTTCTAGTCTATTGGAGGGTATGGTGGCGGTTGTCGTAGGGGGGAGAACCTCGGGTAGGGGTATCAGATGAGGGAGTAG includes the following:
- a CDS encoding transposase, which codes for MAVIEGSRSQKEVEEGLKENYPRLLALTSRIEAVSTDRAPAYKNIVQKVC